The Lujinxingia vulgaris genome includes a region encoding these proteins:
- a CDS encoding 3'-5' exonuclease yields MTSKQRPTPLLQELDATLLDVQTTGGSPPKAHPLELAMQHPGDAEPLCWTFTLPEDAALTRHVRKMHGLDEPRPDALSPDEAWEKIASRLGERPLIIAHYARFERRFLQHALPDLNARWICTHAIARRLLPQIPRAGLTAIAGFFGHRLNSKHSASAHVAATAFIWRHLVEMLWEEHDVETLDELERWLESPASQTATENASRYAIAREHRLSLPSSPGVYHFYDRGNHLLYVGKATDLRARVNSYFRTRRGLSEARQELVSQVARVETHPQATALEAALAEVDAIKTLAPPYNQALLPRERPARFLNHHAEPSEHLDSHHRFGPLFSLRALHEARAIWSLEEPWPTEAASSARARFARDHRLTTHTFSPLTAWLRAGASLWPPPDPEPDAEDKDDTLPDSNTDDDADTNADPIALLDEDAIYRRLQSCARRLSWQLRRARILSQLTDARLIWTPPAQPDILRTIELREALITRRETLPLSADLPVSPLTDRPWLTRLALLDGPTHDRLRVLATEIRRLLDSAPHLQLHTPTRVYERDALREIWSLF; encoded by the coding sequence ATGACCTCAAAACAACGCCCCACCCCGCTCCTCCAGGAACTCGACGCCACCCTGCTCGACGTGCAGACCACCGGCGGCTCACCGCCGAAGGCGCATCCCCTGGAGCTCGCCATGCAGCACCCCGGCGACGCGGAGCCCTTATGCTGGACCTTCACGCTGCCGGAAGACGCCGCGTTGACGCGCCACGTCCGAAAGATGCATGGCCTCGACGAGCCTCGGCCCGACGCCCTCTCGCCAGATGAGGCCTGGGAGAAGATCGCATCACGCCTGGGGGAGCGGCCCCTCATCATCGCCCATTATGCCCGTTTCGAGCGCCGCTTCCTCCAGCATGCCCTCCCCGATCTCAACGCGCGCTGGATCTGCACCCACGCCATCGCCCGACGCCTCCTCCCGCAGATCCCCCGCGCCGGGCTGACCGCCATCGCAGGCTTCTTCGGGCACCGCTTAAACTCCAAACACAGCGCCTCCGCACACGTCGCGGCCACCGCCTTTATCTGGCGCCATCTCGTCGAGATGCTCTGGGAAGAACACGACGTCGAAACCCTCGATGAGCTCGAGCGCTGGCTGGAGTCCCCCGCCTCACAAACCGCCACTGAGAACGCGTCGCGCTACGCCATCGCGCGCGAGCATCGCCTGAGCCTCCCCTCCAGCCCCGGCGTCTACCACTTCTACGATCGCGGCAACCACCTCCTCTACGTCGGCAAAGCCACCGATCTTCGCGCGCGGGTCAACTCCTACTTCCGCACCCGCCGCGGCCTCAGTGAGGCTCGCCAGGAGCTCGTCTCCCAGGTCGCCCGGGTCGAGACCCACCCTCAAGCCACCGCGCTGGAGGCCGCCCTGGCTGAAGTCGACGCCATCAAAACACTCGCCCCGCCCTACAACCAGGCGCTTCTGCCCCGAGAGCGCCCCGCCCGCTTCTTAAACCACCACGCCGAACCCTCCGAGCACCTCGACTCACACCACCGCTTCGGCCCGCTCTTCTCCCTTCGCGCTCTTCACGAGGCCCGCGCCATCTGGTCGCTGGAGGAGCCCTGGCCCACCGAGGCCGCCTCAAGCGCCCGCGCGCGCTTCGCGCGCGATCACCGCCTCACCACGCACACCTTCAGCCCGCTCACAGCCTGGCTTCGCGCCGGCGCCTCACTCTGGCCACCTCCCGACCCCGAGCCCGACGCCGAAGACAAAGACGACACTCTCCCCGATAGCAACACCGACGACGACGCAGACACCAACGCCGACCCCATCGCGCTCCTCGACGAAGACGCCATCTACCGCCGCCTTCAATCCTGCGCGCGCCGGCTGAGCTGGCAGCTGCGCCGCGCCCGCATCCTCAGTCAACTCACCGACGCGCGCCTGATCTGGACGCCCCCCGCCCAACCCGACATCCTGCGCACCATCGAGCTCCGAGAGGCCCTCATCACCCGCCGCGAAACGCTCCCACTCTCGGCCGACCTCCCCGTCTCTCCCCTCACCGATCGCCCCTGGCTTACACGCCTGGCCCTGCTCGACGGCCCCACCCACGACCGTCTGCGCGTGCTCGCCACCGAAATCCGACGCCTCCTCGACAGCGCCCCCCACCTTCAACTCCACACCCCGACCCGCGTCTACGAGCGCGACGCCCTGCGCGAGATCTGGAGCCTCTTCTGA
- a CDS encoding FKBP-type peptidyl-prolyl cis-trans isomerase has product MRVRRDCRVGLAYKVCDGRGELIEEVSRFQPRYYIHGYEQILPALERSLSGLHCGERFCVTLSPAQAFGPYDERLCQRVARWRFPADVMLVEGARLELGIDDHGLGIAAGAVMFCIKEVGAEEVVVDGNHPLAGKDLIFDGEIVEVRRATFRELEAMGPPPGARLRL; this is encoded by the coding sequence ATGCGGGTACGCAGGGACTGTCGGGTGGGCCTGGCCTATAAGGTATGCGATGGGCGCGGTGAGCTGATCGAGGAGGTCAGTCGCTTTCAGCCCCGCTATTACATTCACGGCTACGAGCAGATTTTACCGGCGCTGGAGCGTTCGCTGAGCGGACTTCATTGTGGGGAGCGCTTCTGCGTGACGTTGAGTCCGGCGCAGGCGTTTGGGCCATACGATGAGCGTCTGTGCCAGCGGGTGGCGCGGTGGCGTTTTCCGGCGGACGTGATGCTTGTGGAGGGGGCACGCCTGGAGCTCGGGATCGACGATCACGGGCTGGGGATTGCGGCGGGAGCGGTGATGTTCTGCATCAAAGAGGTAGGGGCGGAGGAGGTTGTGGTCGACGGCAATCACCCGCTTGCCGGCAAGGACCTCATCTTTGATGGGGAGATTGTGGAGGTGCGGCGGGCGACCTTCCGTGAGTTGGAGGCGATGGGGCCACCGCCGGGGGCGCGTCTGCGTCTTTAG
- a CDS encoding tetratricopeptide repeat protein translates to MSEGERVWTRLYPAMVSVLGGVGLGLALTYLVGAWLSAQPGWELWADFFRPKAMGLMLVPYVFLLAHLLLRVHVGHFLLSRGEIEAAERYASRRARPSVLRSRREAANQRGVWARALVRQGRYDEARQVLTEGVRFAPGYYEAELRRWMIEVALREDDREAVLEQFGLLGDDLGKGHRQAALRACRAELALRQGDMKGYEEEMTRSLWADPGHPRAGVTRTLAMVEFAGKAAERSDALAMLALVEGRVGDEIPARRSELAALRAWLLAAEGREEEAHDALEESLSGPQDGWSRQVIESVRAEIAAPEVVTPE, encoded by the coding sequence TTGAGTGAGGGCGAGAGGGTGTGGACGCGTTTGTATCCGGCAATGGTCTCGGTGTTGGGCGGAGTGGGATTGGGGCTGGCTCTGACGTATCTGGTCGGGGCGTGGCTTTCGGCGCAGCCCGGCTGGGAGTTGTGGGCAGACTTCTTTCGACCGAAGGCGATGGGCCTGATGCTGGTGCCCTACGTCTTTCTGCTCGCTCATCTCTTGCTGCGGGTGCACGTGGGGCATTTTTTGCTGTCGCGCGGGGAGATTGAGGCGGCTGAGCGTTATGCGAGCCGGCGTGCGCGCCCCTCGGTGTTGCGGAGTCGGCGGGAGGCTGCGAATCAGCGGGGAGTGTGGGCGCGGGCGCTGGTGCGGCAGGGGCGATACGATGAGGCCCGTCAGGTGCTCACGGAGGGGGTGAGGTTTGCGCCGGGCTATTATGAGGCGGAGCTTCGCCGCTGGATGATCGAGGTGGCGTTGCGGGAGGATGATCGGGAGGCGGTGCTCGAGCAGTTCGGGCTTCTGGGCGATGATCTGGGCAAGGGACATCGTCAGGCGGCGCTTCGCGCGTGTCGGGCGGAGCTGGCGCTGCGCCAGGGGGATATGAAGGGCTATGAAGAGGAGATGACCCGCTCGTTGTGGGCCGATCCCGGGCATCCGCGGGCGGGGGTTACGCGGACGCTGGCGATGGTGGAGTTCGCGGGAAAGGCGGCCGAGCGCAGCGATGCGCTGGCGATGCTTGCGCTTGTCGAGGGGCGAGTTGGCGACGAGATTCCAGCGCGTAGGAGTGAGTTGGCCGCGTTGCGCGCCTGGTTGCTGGCGGCGGAGGGGCGCGAGGAGGAGGCGCACGACGCGCTGGAGGAGTCGTTGTCTGGTCCGCAGGACGGCTGGTCGAGGCAGGTGATTGAGAGCGTACGCGCGGAGATCGCGGCGCCTGAGGTCGTGACGCCTGAGTAA
- the ilvA gene encoding threonine ammonia-lyase, whose protein sequence is MVSFSEVEAARARVRSYIPNSPCAHSEAFSAQFGCKLYLKLENMLRTGSFKERGACNKLLQLSDEEKKRGIIAASAGNHAQAVALYATTFGIDSKIVMPEGTPLVKISRTRGFGGQVVLHGTNFDAAYAHAMELAEAEGRIFIHPFDDPAIIAGQGTVGLELLEQNPYIDTVVVPIGGGGLASGIAIAIKETNPKVRVIGVEAEVLAGMKASIAKKSVVELPPATTICDGIAVRRVGDLAFSTLSHYLDDVVTVSEEEVASAILVLLEQEKMVVEGAAAATIAALTARKIPNVEGRRVCAIISGGNIDVNVIARIIERGLAASGRIYRLDLQLADTPGALAQVLGQIARLRANVLEIHHNRTFADGAPLGMTNVELKLETRGVEHIEELRAEMKATGYRILDHL, encoded by the coding sequence CTGGTGAGTTTTTCGGAGGTTGAGGCTGCCCGGGCGCGGGTGCGCAGCTATATTCCTAACTCTCCGTGTGCGCACAGCGAGGCGTTCAGCGCGCAGTTCGGGTGTAAGCTCTACCTGAAGCTGGAGAATATGCTGCGTACCGGTAGTTTTAAGGAGCGAGGGGCCTGCAATAAGTTGCTGCAGCTCAGCGACGAGGAGAAGAAACGGGGGATCATTGCGGCTTCTGCGGGAAATCACGCTCAGGCCGTGGCCCTGTATGCGACGACTTTTGGCATCGACTCTAAGATTGTGATGCCGGAGGGGACGCCGCTGGTGAAGATCTCGCGTACGCGGGGATTTGGCGGGCAGGTGGTGCTTCACGGCACAAATTTTGATGCGGCGTATGCGCATGCGATGGAGCTTGCGGAGGCTGAAGGGCGCATCTTCATCCATCCTTTTGATGACCCTGCCATCATCGCCGGCCAGGGGACCGTGGGCCTGGAGTTGCTGGAGCAGAATCCGTATATCGACACGGTTGTGGTGCCGATCGGTGGCGGTGGGCTAGCCTCGGGGATAGCCATTGCCATCAAGGAGACCAATCCCAAGGTTCGGGTGATCGGTGTCGAGGCGGAAGTGCTGGCCGGCATGAAGGCCTCGATTGCGAAGAAGTCGGTTGTTGAGCTGCCGCCGGCGACCACGATCTGCGATGGGATCGCGGTACGACGGGTTGGTGATCTGGCGTTTTCGACGCTCTCCCACTACCTCGATGATGTGGTGACGGTGAGTGAGGAGGAGGTCGCCAGTGCCATTCTCGTGCTGTTGGAGCAGGAGAAGATGGTGGTGGAGGGTGCGGCCGCGGCAACGATTGCGGCGCTTACTGCCAGAAAGATTCCCAACGTGGAGGGGCGCCGGGTTTGTGCGATTATCAGTGGCGGGAACATCGATGTGAACGTGATCGCGCGCATCATCGAGCGGGGGCTTGCGGCGTCGGGGAGAATATATCGGCTGGATTTGCAGTTGGCCGATACGCCAGGGGCGCTGGCGCAGGTGCTCGGGCAGATCGCTCGACTGCGGGCGAATGTGCTGGAGATTCATCATAATCGCACCTTCGCCGACGGGGCCCCTTTAGGTATGACCAATGTGGAGCTAAAGTTAGAGACGCGTGGTGTCGAGCATATCGAAGAGCTGCGCGCTGAGATGAAGGCGACCGGTTACAGGATTCTCGACCACCTCTGA
- a CDS encoding SDR family oxidoreductase: protein MSVFRAGLFAGTVVVITGGGTGIGRALALAFGELGARVVIAARREGPLREVVETIEEGGGRARFYTLDVRDEARVEAVIGQIWEEVGPVDVLVNNAGGNFVSPAAAMSVGGFKTVLDINLVGSFLMSQAVGRRWLEAGRGGSIINMSATNAESGSPLMVHSGASKAGINSLTQTLAVEWGGAGVRVNAVLPGPVRTEGSDERLWTDEKVVKRLEDGIPLGRFAQPEDVVGVVMFLASEAGAFLTGSLIAVDGGERLRRLIF, encoded by the coding sequence ATGAGTGTGTTTCGCGCGGGGCTATTTGCGGGAACGGTCGTCGTGATCACCGGCGGGGGGACGGGGATTGGTCGGGCGCTGGCCCTGGCCTTTGGTGAGCTGGGGGCGAGGGTGGTGATTGCCGCCCGGCGCGAGGGTCCGCTTCGGGAGGTGGTTGAGACGATCGAGGAAGGTGGGGGACGCGCGCGTTTCTACACGCTGGATGTTCGCGATGAAGCTCGGGTAGAGGCGGTCATCGGGCAGATCTGGGAGGAGGTTGGCCCGGTGGATGTGCTGGTGAACAACGCCGGGGGCAATTTTGTAAGCCCTGCGGCGGCGATGAGCGTGGGTGGGTTTAAGACGGTGCTGGACATCAATCTGGTGGGGAGCTTTCTGATGAGTCAGGCGGTGGGGCGGCGCTGGCTTGAGGCAGGACGCGGAGGGAGCATCATCAACATGAGCGCGACCAACGCTGAGTCGGGCTCACCGCTGATGGTCCACTCCGGGGCGAGTAAGGCGGGGATCAACAGTTTGACGCAGACGCTGGCGGTGGAGTGGGGCGGGGCCGGTGTGCGTGTGAACGCGGTGCTTCCCGGACCGGTGCGTACTGAAGGAAGCGATGAGCGGCTGTGGACGGATGAGAAGGTCGTAAAACGTCTGGAGGATGGGATTCCGCTTGGGCGCTTTGCGCAGCCGGAGGATGTGGTGGGCGTGGTGATGTTTCTGGCGTCGGAGGCCGGAGCGTTTTTGACGGGGTCTTTGATTGCGGTCGATGGTGGGGAGCGTCTGCGGAGGTTGATCTTTTGA